CCGGCCGCCCTCGGCCTCGACCGCCTCGACCGAGCCGTCCGGGTTGATGATCAGCGGCCAGGAGGCACCGTCGGCCTCGACTGCGGTCGCCTTGACCGCGCGGCCGAGTTGCGCGGCCCGTTCGCTGACCAGTTGGATGGCGGCCTGGCGGGGATCGTGGTGATTGACCGGGTGACTGCGCCCGGCGATCTTCACCTCGGCGTTGTGGTCGTCGTACAGCCGAATCGTGACCTTTGGCCAGGAGGGGATCTTCTCAGCCACGATGACCTCTCATTCCCGCCACAGAACTCCCTCGTTCACCGGACTCGGACGTCCTCGTTCTAGCATGGCCACCGCACGAGGCATGCCACGGAATCCGGGCACGCAGAAACCACGCGAGCCCGGCGGCTCGACTGACCCCGACAAGGGGGTAGAAACATCCTCGCCTGTGGATGGGTCACGAAAGTACACCTGGAAAGCGAGAGAATACGGTGGGCGACTGCCTGTGACGCACCGCGAGAGGAGGGGCCATGACGCAGAATCCGTGGACACGGGAGCAGACTCCGGGTCCGCAACAGCCGTCGCCTGGCCCCGCGCCTCAGCCGGACCTCACCCCGCGTGGGCCGTCCGCCCCGCAGCACGGGGTGCCGGCGCCCGCGGAGGACCAGCGCCTGCCCAAGTTCGCGATTCCGGTCGCCGACACCCTTTGGTGGGTCGGGGTGCACGGCGGTGCCGGCGAGACCACCATGTCGCAGCTGCTGCCCGGCACCCGGGCAGCCGCCCATCGGTGGCCGATTCCGCCGCCGCCGGTGCCGACCCCGGTGATCCTGGTCGCCCGGACGCACGGGTCCGGCCTGCGGGCCGCCCAGCGGGCCGCGATCGAATGGGCCTCGGGTGTCGTCCAGGGCGTCGCCGTGCTCGGCCTGGTGCTGATCGCGGACGCGCCGGGCCGGTTGCCGCGGGTGCTGGACGACTTCGCCGACATCGTCGGTGGCGGGGTGCCCCGGGTCTGGGACATCCCCTGGATCGAGGAGTGGCGCCGAGGGGAGGCTCCCACCCCTGACAACACACCGGACGAGGTTTTCGAAGTACTTGAATCCATCTACGCACTTCGCGCGTCAAACCCAGCGGACTACCCCGCCCCGTACTGAAAGGCTTGAACCCCAATGATGTTGGCACATGTGATCTCGGAAGCAATGAGCCAGATCCCGCTCGTGGACGACCCGGGCACGGGTACGGCCCCGCCAGGTGACATGGGCACTCAGCTGAACAAGGTGATCGGCTGGGTGACCTGGATCGCGTTCAGTATCTGTCTGGTCGGCATCGTGATCGCCGGCGCGATGATGGCCGTCGGTCAGCGTCGCGGTGAGGGTGGCGAACACGCGGCCCGGCTCGGCTGGGTACTCGCTGCGTGCATCGTGATCGGGTCCGCGTCGATGCTCGTGAACGCCCTGACCTGATCCCCGCCCCGCACCGCCTCGAGAACCCGGAGACTGATAGGCCGTGAGTCTGTTCAGGAAGGACCCCGATTCCGGCCGCGGTGACCACGATGCCGGCGAGAACGGAAGCTTCTGGCAACAGCGCGGCTTCATCGCCGCGGTGATCGTGGTCGGCGCGGTCGTCGTCTGCGGGGTGGTGTGGGTCCTGGCGGGCCGTACAGGTCAGCCGGGTGCCCAGCCGAGCACTTCGCCGAGCGTGGTCGTACCTTCCGGGCAGCCCACCCGCGAGCCGTCGGTGCCACCCGCCACACCGACGGAGCTGCCGTCCAGCTCGAACTCGTCCCGGCCGACCCCACCACCACCTCCGAACAACAGCACCGGCGGCTGCAACAACCCGAAGCCGGACCAGGCGATCCCGCGGCTGCTCGCGCCGCCGGCCGTCAGCTGGACGTTCGAGGGTGACATCCTGATCCCGCTGCAGGCGGCCGGTGGGCCGGCGACGACCTCGTCGACCGGCGTCCGATCCTGCTTCGCGCACTCGCCGACCGGGGCGGTGCTCGCGGCGATGGTGATGCTCGGTCAGGTCAGCAACCAGCAGATCGGCATCGAGGTACTCGAGACCCGCACGATGCCGGGTCCGGGCCGGGCCAAGGCGATCGCCGGGCTCAAGCAGGAGATGGCCACCCCGCAGGCACAGGTCAACGTGCAGTTCGCGGGCTTCAAGGTGCTCGACTACACCCCCGGCCGCGCTCTCATCCAGATCGCCGCCGAGCTCGAGAACAAGGGCATCGGCGCGCTGCCGATCACCATGGTGTGGTCGCACGGCGACTGGCGGGTGCAGCTGCAGGAGGACGGCTCCTTCAACGGACAGGTGAGTCCGGACATCCTGTCCGGACTGAACGGCTACGTCAGGTTCAGTGGTGCCTCGTGATCGCCCTCAACTGCTGGCTCCCGACGGAGTGGAAGGGCTGCATCGAGCGGGCCCTCGGCGAGGCCGTCAACCAGGCCTTCGGCGGCTTCTTCAAGCTCATCTTCGACGCCATCACCGCGGTCGTGGTGGCGGCGGTCGAGGACGTGCTGAAGGCGGTCGGCCTGCTCTGGGTTTACATCAAGACGCCGGACATCGCGCAGAGCGGCCCGGTCGACTTCATCCAGGTACACACCAACTACATCCTCGGCGTGGTCGCGTTCATCGCGGTGATCGTCGGCGCGGTCCAGATGGCGATCTCGCACCGGGGTGAGCCGCTGAAGGAGATCCTCAAGTCGCTGCTGACGATGGTGGTGGTGTCGTTCTCCGGCGCGCTCTTCGCCGGCACGCTGATCGCGGCCGCGGACGACTTCTCGGCCTGGATCATCGGTCAGTCGCTGAACACCAACGGCCACTCGTTCGCGAAGTCGCTGGCCGAGAAGATGGTGGATCCGCTGAAGGATCCGGGCAACCTGATGGGCTTCATGCTGGTGATCTGCGTCGGCGTGCTGATGGTCATCACCGCCATCATCCAGCTGGCGCTGATGATCGTCCGGTACGGGATGCTCGTGCTGCTGGTCGGCGTACTGCCGCTGACCGCCGCGGCGACGAACACCGAGATGGGCATGATGTGGTTCAAGAAGGCGATCGGCTGGCTGGCCGGATTCATCATCTACAAACCGGTCGCGGCGCTGATCTACGCCACCGCGATCTATCTGATGTCACCGCCGGACCCGGCCGGCGGGACGGCGCCGGACGGTACCTCGCAGACCCTCAAGATCGTCATGGGTATCACGATGATGATCATGGCAGTCGTCGCGCTGCCGGCCCTGCTCCGGTTCGTCTCGCCAAGGACATCCTGACATGATTCCGCTCAGCTGGGTCTCGACGCTCTTCAAGTACATCTCGGAAGTGCTCGCTCCCTTTGTCGCGAAGGTGATCCAATTGATCTTCCAGCCGATCCTCGACGCTGTCGGCACGGCGGTCGGGACGATCATGAGCACGATCGCGACGTTCTGGATCTACGTGCCGACGCCGGCCGTCGCGGGTGCCGACGACACCAAGACCGGTTCGGTGGCCTGGATCTGGGAGCACACCAGCTTCATCGTCGGTTTCGTCGCCATGATCGGCCTGCTGGTCGCCGGTATCCAGATGGCCTGGAGTCATCGTGGTGAAGCGGCTCGCGACATCCTCCGGTCGCTGATCACGCTCGCGATCGCGTCGGCCTTCACCATCGCGGTCGCGCAGGCGCTGATCGCGGCCGGTGACAAGTTCTCCGACTGCCTGGTCACCACGGCGCTGACGACGTCCGGTAACGGCTGGACCTGCGGGATCGGCGCGGGCGGCGCGACGCAGTTCGGCAAGGTGATGACGACCCTGCTCGGCTTCGCCGCGGTGGCCGCGATCGCGGGCTCACCGATCGGGATCGGGATCATGCTCACGATCGGCATCCTCTGCATCGTCGCCGGGGTGATCCAGATCGTGCTGATGGTGGTCCGCAGCGCGATGCTGATCCTGCTGCTCGGCGTACTGCCGATCGCGGCCGCGGCGACGAACACCGAGATGGGCCGAAGCTGGTTCAAGCGAATACTCTCCTGGATCTTCGCGTTCATCCTGTACAAACCGGTGGCCGCGATCGTGTACGCCACCGCGATCCGGCTGACCACCAACAACGGTGACCTGTCCTTCGACCTCTCCGATCCCTCGAAGGTCGGCAATCAGCTGATGAACATGGTCACCGGTCTGACCATGCTGGTGCTGGCGTTGTTCGCGTTGCCGGCGCTGATGCGGTTCATCGTGCCGATGGTGGCGGCCACCGCCGGCGGTGCCGGGGCCGGCATGATCGCGGCGCAGATGGCCGGTCCGCTGGTGAGCAAGATGGGCGACATGGCCAACAAGGCCGGCCAGGAGGGTGGCGACGACGGTGGCGGGCCGGACGGCGCCCAGAACGTCGGCCGCGCGCCGCAACAGTCCCAGGGCGGCGGCGGTGGCGGCGGAGGCGGCGGAGGTGGAGGCGGCGGTGGTGGCGGTGGTGGCGGTGGTGAAGCCACTGGCGCCGGTGGCGGTGAAGCCGCGGCCGGTGGTGAAGGTGCCGGTGCCGCCGCGGGTGGCGAAGGCGCGGCCGCCGGCGCGGGTGCGGGTGCGGGTGGTGCGGGCGCCGGTGCCGCGGCGGCCGGCCCGGCAGCCGCGGTAGCCGCTCCGGTCGCTGCCTTCGTGGCCGTCGAGAAGGGCCTCCAGAAGGCCGGCCGGACGGCGGCGTCCGAGGGCGCCGACAACAACGCCATGGACGCCGGCTCCGAAAGCGGCGGCCCGGGTGGCGGTAGCCAGGGCCCGACCGGCAGCGCCGACGAGGTCCGCGACCGTGGTCGCGACAACCAGAGATTCAACGACAACCAACCACCTCCACCACCACCGGACGGACCAAGTGGCAGCGGCTGACAACGTACGACGCGCACCTCGCACCTACGGCAACTGGCGCCAGCCCGCCTCCGCGGGCATCGCCGGCCTGGGAACGCTCGGCACCATGCTGATGATGGGCGGCCTGGTGATGACCATCATCATGATGATGGCGGCCGGGCTGATCGCGGCGATCGTGACCATCTTCATCGTCGCGATCCTGCTGCTGATGCTGATGACCAAGGACAAGCACGGACAGTCCGCGCTGCAGCGGCTCTCGACCAGCATTGGATGGCAACGGGCAAAGATGGCGAAGCACAACAACTACCGCTCCGGACCGCTCGGCCGGACCCCCTGGGGCAAGTTCCAGCTTCCAGGTCTGGCCGCCGCCTCCCAGCTGAGCGAGTACCAGGACTCGTACGGGCGCCCGTTCGCGCTGCTGTACTACCCCAGCACCCGGCACTTCACGGTGGTCATCAACGCCGAGCCGGACGGTGCCTCGCTGGTCGATGAGGACCAGGTCGACGTCTGGGTCGCGCACTGGGGCCAGTGGCTCGCGTCGCTCGGTCACGAGCCCGGCGTGGTGGCGGCATCGGTGACGGTGGAGAGCGCTCCGGACACCGGCATCCGGCTGCGCCGCGAGGTCAGCAACAACATGCAGGACGGGACGCCGGCGATCGCCCGGGCGATGCTCACCGAGGTGGTGCAGAGCTACCCGGTGGGATCCGCGCTGGTGTCGGCCCGGGTCGCGCTGACCTTCAAGGGCACTGACCGCAGCGGCAAGCGCCGCAAGGAAGACGACATGGGCCGAGAGCTCGCCGCCCGGCTGCCCGCGCTGACCCAGAGCCTCAACGCCACCGGAGCCGGTGCGGCCCGTCCCGTCACCGCGCAGGAGCTGTGTGAGGCGGTCCGGATCGCGTACGACCCCGCGTCCGCCGTACTGATCGACGAGGCCCGGAGCCAGGGCATGGCGCCGGAGCTGCAGTGGACCGACGTCGGCCCGTCCGGCGCGCAGGCGTTCTGGGACAAGTACCGGCACGACTCTGCCTGGTCGGTGACCTGGCAGATGTCGCAGGCACCGCGTGGTGAGGTGTTCTCGTCGGTGCTGTCCCAGCTGGTCGCGCCGCACCCGGACATCGACCGCAAGCGCGTCACACTGCTGTACCGCCCGCTGGACGCTGCCACCTCGGCCCGGATGGTCGAGGCCGACAAGCGCAACGCGTCGTTCCGCGCCACCACGTCGAGCCGGCCGTCGGCACGCAACATGGCCGAGGCCCGCGCTGCCGACCGGACCGCGCAGGAAGAGGCCCGCGGCGCGGGGCTGGTCAACTTCGGCATGGTCGTGACCGGCACGGTGATGTCGGCCGAGCAGATTCCGGACATGATTGCTGCCATCGACAACCTCGGCGCCACGGCGCGAGTTCTGCTCCGGCAGTCGTACGGTTCGCAGGACTCCGCGTTCGTGGCCGCGTTGCCGCTGGGTGTCGTACTGCAGAGCCACCTGGCCGTTCCGGCCGGGCTGCGGGAAGCCCTGTGACCAGCCTTGTGACAAGCCCCGTGATCCGAATTCGCTCAGTGACTTCTGGGGAGGCACGGTGAGCAAGAAGGAGAAGAAGCCGGTCGATCCGAGCCGGCGGGGCAAGCGCCCGATGCCGCGCGGCTGGCCGGGTCCGGGCGGTGGCTACTCGACGTACCTGCAGGCACCGGCGGAGTGGCGCGGTACGACGGTGCAGGTCTGCGGTATGTGGCCGTTCGGCGCCGGTACCGGCAGCCCGATGGTCGGTGTACCGATCGGGCGGAACATCCTGTCCGGCGCGACCATGTGCTGTGACCCGATCAGCTGGTTCATGCGGGCCAAACTGATCTCGAACCCGTCGATGTTCGTGCTCGGCAAGCCAGGTCTGGGCAAGTCCACCATCACCCGGCGGATGGCGCTCGGCCTGGCCGGGTACGGCGTGATGCCGCTGGTGCTCGGTGACCTGAAACCCGACTACAAGGACCTGATCGAGGCGCTCGGTGGTCAGGTGATCCAGCTCGGTCGCGGGCGTGGGCACCTGAACGTACTCGACCCGGGCGAGTCGCGGGAGGCGGCGCTGCGGCTGACCGGCAAGGCCCGCGAGGCGATCCAGGCGGACGCGCACGGCCGCCGGCAGACGATGGTGTCGGCGCTGATCTCGATCATGCGCTCGCAGCCGCCGAACGACCGCGAGGAGACCATCCTCGACGAGGCGCTGAAGGTCCTGGACGAGCGGTTCCAAGGGACGCCGGTGCTGCGCGACCTGCTCCAGGTCGTCCAGGACGCACCGGACCGGGTCCGCAACGTGGCGCTGGACCGCGGCAGCCTGGACCGGTACCGGCAGATCACCGAAGGTCTGGAGGCCTCGCTGATCGGTCTGGTCGGCGGTGGCCGGCTCGGTGAGATCTTCTCCGAGCAGACCGACAACCCGATGCAGATGGACCGTCCGGTCGTGTTCGACGTGTCCAACATCGACGACTCCGAGACCAACCTGCAGGCCGCGGTGCTGCTGGCCTGCTGGTCGTACGGGTTCGGCGCGGTCGCGGTCGCGCAAGCACTGGCCGACGCGGGCCTGGAGCCGCGGCGGCACTACTTCGTCATCCTGGACGAGCTCTGGCGGGTGCTGCGCGCCGGCCGTGGTCTGGTCGACCGCGTCGACGCGCTGACCCGGCTGAACCGGCAGCGTGGTGTCGGGATGGCGATGATCTCGCACACCATGTCCGACCTGCTGGCGCTGGAGGCGCCGGAGGACCGGATGAAGGCGAAGGGATTCGTCGAGCGGTCCGGCATGGTCATCTGCGGTGGTCTGCCGCGGGCCGAGATGGACAACCTGACCGAGGTCGTGCCGATGTCCCAGGAGGAGCAGAACATGCTCATCGGCTGGCAGGACCCGCCGGCCTGGGATCCGGCCACCGGTCAGGAGACGGCACCACCTGGACGAGGCAACTTCCTGGTCAAGGTCGGTGGCCGGCCGGGCATCCCCGTACACGTCGGCCTCACTTCGGTCGAGCGCGAGATCAACGACACCAACAAGCTGTGGACGACCGGCGACGACGGCAAGCCGCTCAAGGTGGAGGTCGCGCCGGACGGTACCGAAGAGGTCGTCGGTCAGTACAGCCTGGACGACCCGGCGCTGTTGCCGCCGCCCGATCCGACCACCCGGCTGGCCGCCCGAACGGGAGTTGACGAGTAATGGCACAAGGGAAGAAGAGCACCGGTCCGGGCGGGTTGTCCGCCGAGTCGATCCTGGTCTTCATCGGCGTCGGCCTGTTCGGCCTGGTGATGCTGTCGGTCTGGGGCGCGTTGAAGGTCGCCGCCGCGGTCAACAACACCCGCCCGGTGCCACAGCCGTTCATGGCGCTGGCCGAGCTGATCAAGGGCCGCCTCGTCTGGTCCGGCGCGGCTACCGGGATGCTGCTGCTCGAGCTGATCGTCGTGGCCGGTCTGGGTGTCGGTGGCTGGATGCTGGTCCGCAAGAAGCAGCAGTCCATCGGCCGGGTCGACCGGCAGGCGCACCTGATGTCGAAGCGGTCCGAGATCTACAAGCTGACCCGCGAAGGCGCGCAGGAGAAGGCGAACCAGCTCGGCGCCGGGCATGCCGGTCCGGGCATCATGATCGGCCGGACCGTCCGGGACAATGTGGATGTCTTCGGCAACTGGGAGGACATGCACGTCGACATCTGGGGTCCGCGTACCGGTAAGACCACGTCCCGCGCCGTGCCGGCGATCCTGGACGCGCCGGGCTGTGTCATCGCCACCTCGAACAAGCGGGACATCGTCGACGCCACCCGCGGACCGCGCCTGGAGAAGGGCCCGGTCTGGGTGTTCGACCCGCAGGAAGTCTGCGAGGAGCCGAACACCTGGTGGTGGAACCCGCTGACCTACATCACCGACGAGACCAAGGCCCGTGAGCTCGCCGAACACTTCGTCGCCTCGCAGCGT
The genomic region above belongs to Kribbella solani and contains:
- a CDS encoding DUF6668 family protein; this translates as MTQNPWTREQTPGPQQPSPGPAPQPDLTPRGPSAPQHGVPAPAEDQRLPKFAIPVADTLWWVGVHGGAGETTMSQLLPGTRAAAHRWPIPPPPVPTPVILVARTHGSGLRAAQRAAIEWASGVVQGVAVLGLVLIADAPGRLPRVLDDFADIVGGGVPRVWDIPWIEEWRRGEAPTPDNTPDEVFEVLESIYALRASNPADYPAPY
- a CDS encoding TrbC/VirB2 family protein, whose protein sequence is MISEAMSQIPLVDDPGTGTAPPGDMGTQLNKVIGWVTWIAFSICLVGIVIAGAMMAVGQRRGEGGEHAARLGWVLAACIVIGSASMLVNALT
- a CDS encoding type IV secretion system protein, whose amino-acid sequence is MIALNCWLPTEWKGCIERALGEAVNQAFGGFFKLIFDAITAVVVAAVEDVLKAVGLLWVYIKTPDIAQSGPVDFIQVHTNYILGVVAFIAVIVGAVQMAISHRGEPLKEILKSLLTMVVVSFSGALFAGTLIAAADDFSAWIIGQSLNTNGHSFAKSLAEKMVDPLKDPGNLMGFMLVICVGVLMVITAIIQLALMIVRYGMLVLLVGVLPLTAAATNTEMGMMWFKKAIGWLAGFIIYKPVAALIYATAIYLMSPPDPAGGTAPDGTSQTLKIVMGITMMIMAVVALPALLRFVSPRTS
- a CDS encoding SCO6880 family protein, which codes for MAAADNVRRAPRTYGNWRQPASAGIAGLGTLGTMLMMGGLVMTIIMMMAAGLIAAIVTIFIVAILLLMLMTKDKHGQSALQRLSTSIGWQRAKMAKHNNYRSGPLGRTPWGKFQLPGLAAASQLSEYQDSYGRPFALLYYPSTRHFTVVINAEPDGASLVDEDQVDVWVAHWGQWLASLGHEPGVVAASVTVESAPDTGIRLRREVSNNMQDGTPAIARAMLTEVVQSYPVGSALVSARVALTFKGTDRSGKRRKEDDMGRELAARLPALTQSLNATGAGAARPVTAQELCEAVRIAYDPASAVLIDEARSQGMAPELQWTDVGPSGAQAFWDKYRHDSAWSVTWQMSQAPRGEVFSSVLSQLVAPHPDIDRKRVTLLYRPLDAATSARMVEADKRNASFRATTSSRPSARNMAEARAADRTAQEEARGAGLVNFGMVVTGTVMSAEQIPDMIAAIDNLGATARVLLRQSYGSQDSAFVAALPLGVVLQSHLAVPAGLREAL
- a CDS encoding ATP/GTP-binding protein; translated protein: MSKKEKKPVDPSRRGKRPMPRGWPGPGGGYSTYLQAPAEWRGTTVQVCGMWPFGAGTGSPMVGVPIGRNILSGATMCCDPISWFMRAKLISNPSMFVLGKPGLGKSTITRRMALGLAGYGVMPLVLGDLKPDYKDLIEALGGQVIQLGRGRGHLNVLDPGESREAALRLTGKAREAIQADAHGRRQTMVSALISIMRSQPPNDREETILDEALKVLDERFQGTPVLRDLLQVVQDAPDRVRNVALDRGSLDRYRQITEGLEASLIGLVGGGRLGEIFSEQTDNPMQMDRPVVFDVSNIDDSETNLQAAVLLACWSYGFGAVAVAQALADAGLEPRRHYFVILDELWRVLRAGRGLVDRVDALTRLNRQRGVGMAMISHTMSDLLALEAPEDRMKAKGFVERSGMVICGGLPRAEMDNLTEVVPMSQEEQNMLIGWQDPPAWDPATGQETAPPGRGNFLVKVGGRPGIPVHVGLTSVEREINDTNKLWTTGDDGKPLKVEVAPDGTEEVVGQYSLDDPALLPPPDPTTRLAARTGVDE